From Flavobacteriales bacterium, a single genomic window includes:
- a CDS encoding YihA family ribosome biogenesis GTP-binding protein: MSKLARIHNVHFVKSSSRVNECPETDLPEFAFIGRSNVGKSSLINMLCDRKDLAKTSSKPGKTKLINHFEVDESWCLVDLPGYGYASVSKKERETWPKMIRNYLLQRENLYALFVLIDIRLKPQPIDLEFIQQLGEGEIPFSIVFTKQDKLKPSEASANVKAFKRAMLENWESLPPIFITSSTKKYGGEELLTYIRGIIEEARA, from the coding sequence ATGAGTAAGCTGGCCAGGATACACAACGTACACTTTGTCAAAAGCAGCAGCAGGGTCAACGAGTGCCCTGAAACAGATCTCCCTGAGTTTGCTTTTATCGGACGCTCCAATGTGGGTAAATCATCACTGATCAATATGCTTTGCGATCGTAAAGATCTGGCTAAGACTTCCTCCAAACCGGGCAAGACCAAACTCATCAATCACTTTGAGGTGGATGAAAGCTGGTGCCTGGTAGACCTTCCCGGATACGGTTATGCCAGCGTAAGCAAAAAAGAGCGTGAAACATGGCCTAAAATGATCCGGAATTATTTGCTGCAGCGGGAGAACCTATATGCTTTATTTGTGCTGATCGATATTCGCCTGAAACCTCAGCCGATCGACCTGGAGTTCATCCAGCAACTGGGGGAAGGTGAGATTCCGTTTTCCATCGTATTCACCAAACAGGATAAGTTGAAGCCATCCGAAGCTTCAGCCAATGTCAAGGCGTTCAAGCGGGCCATGCTGGAGAACTGGGAAAGTTTGCCTCCCATCTTTATCACCTCTTCCACCAAAAAGTATGGCGGCGAAGAACTGCTGACCTATATCAGAGGGATCATAGAAGAAGCGCGGGCATAG
- a CDS encoding aminotransferase class V-fold PLP-dependent enzyme: MQPDPIYLDYNATTPVDDRVLEKMIPFFGKKFGNASSHTHAWGWTAAQAVKSAREDTAELIGSEPGEIIFTSGATESLNLGILGVAQAYHTKGKHFITVSTEHKAVLDTHEALEKSGHEVTVLPVDENGLLDLNMLANAIRKDTVLVSVMMANNETGVIHPMREISDIVHSKDSLLLSDTTQAIGKIPVNVHETGIDLLSISAHKIYGPKGAGALYVRRKSPRVTLLPRVFGGGHEKGLRSGTLNVPGIVGLGEACRVALEDLPEDANRIAVLRDLLEKKLTGLSGVHVNATAGDRLPNTSYMTFDHLRAQELIRKLPYLGLATGSACTSAKPEPSHVAVSMGMRPDQALSSVRISLGRPTTEAEINTAAQALFDIYSEILTKQI, encoded by the coding sequence ATGCAACCCGATCCCATATACCTGGACTACAATGCCACCACACCCGTAGATGATCGGGTGCTTGAAAAGATGATTCCCTTTTTTGGAAAGAAATTCGGAAATGCATCAAGTCACACACATGCGTGGGGTTGGACAGCGGCACAGGCGGTGAAATCAGCCAGAGAAGACACGGCAGAACTGATTGGTTCCGAACCTGGAGAAATTATATTTACTTCCGGTGCCACAGAATCCCTGAATCTTGGAATTCTTGGGGTAGCACAAGCCTACCATACAAAAGGTAAACATTTCATCACGGTTTCCACCGAACACAAAGCGGTCCTTGATACCCATGAAGCACTGGAAAAGTCAGGCCATGAGGTGACCGTACTGCCAGTGGATGAAAATGGTCTACTGGATTTAAATATGCTGGCCAATGCCATTCGGAAAGATACGGTGCTGGTCTCCGTTATGATGGCAAACAATGAGACTGGCGTCATCCATCCGATGCGTGAGATTTCGGATATCGTACATTCAAAAGATTCCCTACTGCTTTCAGATACCACCCAAGCCATTGGCAAGATTCCTGTCAATGTTCATGAAACAGGCATCGATCTGCTAAGCATCTCAGCCCATAAAATATATGGCCCAAAAGGAGCTGGCGCGCTGTATGTAAGAAGAAAAAGCCCCCGGGTTACGCTTCTTCCGCGGGTATTCGGAGGCGGGCATGAAAAAGGATTGCGATCAGGCACCCTGAATGTACCGGGTATAGTGGGTTTGGGAGAAGCTTGTCGGGTAGCTTTGGAAGACCTGCCTGAAGATGCAAACCGGATAGCCGTCCTCAGAGACCTTCTTGAGAAAAAGTTAACCGGACTGTCCGGTGTTCATGTGAATGCAACAGCAGGAGATCGTTTGCCCAATACGAGTTACATGACTTTTGACCATCTGCGCGCGCAGGAGCTTATCAGGAAGTTGCCCTATTTGGGCTTGGCCACCGGGTCGGCATGTACTTCGGCAAAACCAGAACCATCACATGTGGCCGTATCCATGGGTATGCGTCCGGATCAGGCTCTTTCGTCCGTAAGGATAAGTCTGGGCAGACCCACCACTGAAGCGGAGATCAATACGGCAGCGCAGGCCTTGTTTGATATTTATTCGGAAATTTTAACGAAGCAGATATGA
- a CDS encoding universal stress protein, producing the protein MKKIIVPTDFSKTADNALEYALLFASHHGIEVIIHHAFETSYSHPSIPVKSYPMANDEVRTRLKELQLSIQSDPRFSSLLLQTHAMLGGFVDTLSELVKKTHADMVVMGTKGAGPVKGTLLGSNAVDVINHLSLPTLIIPKEAKFKPIDKIMFATDHHMMKKPDALIPLKEVAKMFHAEVTLVNVRDRHQKTTLVELHEHDRESTWLGEDIPHSSEAVLDDDVLHGLQTYIENHQELSMIAMVARQHNIVERMWNGGNTRRMAFYSTIPLLALHE; encoded by the coding sequence ATGAAGAAGATCATCGTCCCTACCGATTTCTCAAAAACTGCAGACAATGCATTGGAGTACGCACTCCTCTTTGCAAGCCATCATGGCATCGAAGTGATCATTCACCATGCTTTCGAAACTTCTTACAGTCATCCATCTATTCCTGTCAAGTCTTACCCTATGGCAAATGACGAGGTCCGCACCCGGCTCAAGGAGTTACAATTGTCAATCCAAAGCGATCCGAGGTTCAGCAGCCTGTTGTTACAAACCCATGCCATGCTGGGTGGTTTTGTGGATACCCTTTCGGAACTCGTCAAAAAAACACACGCCGACATGGTAGTCATGGGAACAAAAGGTGCCGGCCCGGTGAAAGGAACATTGCTAGGAAGCAATGCGGTGGATGTAATCAATCATCTTTCCTTACCTACGCTTATCATACCCAAAGAAGCAAAGTTCAAACCCATTGACAAGATCATGTTCGCCACCGATCACCATATGATGAAAAAACCTGATGCCCTGATTCCCCTCAAGGAAGTGGCTAAAATGTTTCACGCAGAGGTCACCTTGGTCAACGTACGTGACAGACACCAAAAAACCACCCTCGTGGAATTGCATGAACATGACCGTGAATCCACCTGGCTGGGTGAAGATATTCCACACAGCTCGGAAGCCGTGCTGGATGATGACGTACTGCACGGACTTCAAACCTATATCGAAAACCACCAGGAACTTTCGATGATTGCCATGGTTGCACGCCAGCATAACATTGTGGAACGCATGTGGAACGGGGGCAACACCCGACGCATGGCATTCTACAGCACGATCCCGCTGCTTGCCTTGCACGAATAA
- a CDS encoding sigma-54-dependent Fis family transcriptional regulator, translating into MKIFILEDDKVYARFLSHLVLLNPDHEVQVFHSAQDCFKALNQEPDVITLDYNLPDVKGAEALEQIKSQCPDTEVVIVSAQEDISTAVNLLKKGAFDYMVKDDNTKDRLWVTLNNISEKRHLKEEVKHLRLEVEEKYVADKNIIGNSPAMQKIHLLIRKAAETGITVSVTGETGTGKELVAKAIHYNSARKKRSFVPVNIAAIPKDLIESELFGHEKGAFTGAAVRRIGKFEEAHTGTLFLDEIGEMDMNLQAKLLRVLQEKEVTRIGSNEVVKVDVRVIVATHRNLADEVQKGNFREDLYYRLLGLPIQLPALRERGKDVILIAKHYLNLFCKENNLKQLGISPEAQDKLIRHPFPGNVRELKASIELAAVMSTGEAIEAQDLNLESLRSTAAILDEGLTLKEYTERIIRHYLEKYDQNVLKVAKKLDIGKSTLYRMLQADKEKEDSSYSHR; encoded by the coding sequence ATGAAGATATTTATATTGGAAGATGATAAGGTGTATGCCCGTTTCTTATCGCATCTGGTACTGCTCAATCCGGATCATGAGGTACAGGTGTTCCATTCTGCCCAGGACTGCTTCAAGGCCTTGAACCAGGAGCCGGATGTCATTACGCTGGATTACAACCTTCCTGATGTGAAAGGTGCAGAAGCGCTTGAGCAGATAAAAAGCCAATGTCCCGACACCGAGGTGGTGATCGTTTCGGCACAGGAGGATATCTCAACTGCAGTTAACCTTTTAAAAAAGGGTGCCTTTGATTATATGGTGAAGGATGACAATACCAAAGACAGGCTTTGGGTCACCCTGAACAACATTTCCGAGAAAAGACATTTAAAGGAAGAGGTGAAGCACCTCAGACTGGAAGTTGAAGAGAAATATGTGGCGGATAAGAATATCATCGGCAACAGCCCTGCCATGCAAAAGATACATCTGCTTATCCGGAAGGCGGCGGAAACAGGTATCACGGTGTCCGTAACAGGCGAAACGGGTACGGGTAAGGAACTGGTGGCAAAAGCCATTCACTATAATTCGGCAAGAAAGAAAAGATCCTTTGTGCCGGTGAATATCGCGGCTATTCCCAAGGATCTGATTGAAAGCGAGCTCTTCGGACACGAGAAAGGTGCCTTTACCGGGGCCGCTGTCAGAAGGATCGGAAAATTTGAGGAAGCTCACACCGGAACCCTCTTCCTGGATGAGATCGGCGAGATGGATATGAATTTGCAGGCAAAACTATTGCGTGTACTACAGGAGAAGGAAGTTACCCGTATAGGTTCCAACGAAGTTGTTAAGGTGGATGTGAGGGTCATTGTTGCAACCCACCGGAATCTGGCGGATGAGGTGCAGAAGGGAAACTTCCGGGAAGACCTTTACTATCGTTTACTGGGATTGCCCATTCAACTGCCGGCACTAAGGGAACGCGGCAAGGATGTGATCCTTATAGCCAAGCACTACCTGAACCTGTTTTGTAAGGAAAACAACCTGAAACAATTGGGTATATCCCCGGAAGCGCAGGACAAACTGATCCGCCATCCTTTTCCTGGAAATGTGCGGGAATTAAAAGCCAGCATCGAGCTGGCTGCTGTGATGTCTACCGGCGAAGCCATTGAGGCACAGGACCTGAACCTGGAAAGTCTGAGGAGCACGGCTGCCATCCTCGATGAAGGGCTTACTTTGAAAGAATATACCGAGCGAATCATTCGGCATTATCTGGAGAAATACGACCAGAATGTATTGAAAGTGGCCAAAAAACTAGACATTGGGAAGTCCACACTTTATCGTATGCTTCAGGCAGATAAAGAAAAGGAAGATTCCAGCTACAGCCACCGCTAA
- a CDS encoding PD40 domain-containing protein, protein MLGSITFGYAQKDGDQKLYKDAVNHFEKAEYMDALKLFKRIQDKTIKNDGYFCYMFGMCYFNSDLEKVKSIPYFEKAIDSQDKRVPQETLLYVGEMHHFLHRFAKAKMYFGKYKDDAQNAGDETRKKNAEDLIAMTDRAENMIYDSLSVAIKNLGLVVNSPWAEHSPVISADERILIFTATERQSVQDLYSKQALDDRIYISYRKDSVWTIPSLLRFDGNEDGNFGSVGLYPDGQKLMIYKGNKKSGSIYLCISQPDSSWSDPEKISHISSKFWEGSASITPDENTIYFSSNRPGGYGGKDIYKVERTGFDTWSKPINLGPMINTPEDEDSPFIHPDQKTLYFSSKGHDGMGGFDIFKTKRLNIEWTVPVNLGFPINSTGDDIYFVMSADGQNGYFASNRTDGFGDLDLYSLRMPSESIPLTMIRGKILAGDPAVAVKAKIKVVDRETNKQVKYVYNPNPKTGKYLMIFPPGKNYDMIIEAEGYTPHLINIYVPQQTYFYELYQEIHLSDIRGDGLATGNDTIIGEQVSVRNTFYDIRQVVSDSSRSPQFNTYQKEYEPLLTLIEKLIQETDSSGLSKLEMTVENMVEDTGSVFNAVETQYSPLISLLDQIIETTDSIALRNIDRITSNDALQNEYYYGQDLVPYYFGDDTLYTTSPFYTYDRDGMLVRDSVGNPEINHRLKRITLYYPSGEVAISKVYHQDLTNLVALLKAHPNFAIRVDGYTDEVGKDKDNMILSKRRSDMVKQFLI, encoded by the coding sequence ATGTTAGGAAGCATAACTTTTGGTTATGCCCAAAAGGATGGAGATCAAAAGCTTTATAAAGATGCCGTCAACCATTTCGAGAAGGCAGAATACATGGATGCATTGAAATTATTCAAACGTATCCAGGATAAGACCATCAAGAACGACGGATATTTTTGCTACATGTTCGGAATGTGCTATTTCAATTCCGATCTGGAAAAGGTTAAATCCATACCCTATTTTGAGAAGGCCATTGACAGCCAGGATAAGAGGGTCCCGCAGGAGACATTGCTATACGTTGGTGAGATGCATCATTTCCTGCACCGCTTTGCCAAAGCCAAGATGTATTTCGGGAAGTACAAAGATGACGCACAGAATGCAGGTGATGAGACGCGTAAGAAGAACGCGGAAGACCTGATCGCGATGACAGACAGAGCCGAGAACATGATCTATGACTCCCTCAGTGTTGCGATCAAGAACCTCGGTTTGGTGGTAAATTCCCCATGGGCAGAACACAGTCCGGTCATATCCGCAGATGAACGTATTCTGATCTTCACGGCCACCGAAAGACAATCGGTTCAGGACTTGTATTCAAAACAGGCCCTTGATGACCGGATTTATATTTCCTACAGAAAAGATAGTGTCTGGACCATTCCATCACTTCTGAGGTTTGACGGGAATGAGGATGGTAATTTCGGTTCTGTAGGTCTGTACCCCGATGGCCAGAAACTTATGATCTATAAAGGGAATAAGAAGTCCGGAAGCATATACCTGTGCATCTCGCAACCGGATTCCAGTTGGTCGGATCCCGAGAAGATCTCACATATCAGCTCCAAATTCTGGGAGGGAAGCGCAAGTATTACGCCGGATGAGAATACCATCTATTTTTCCAGCAATCGTCCGGGAGGTTATGGTGGTAAAGATATTTACAAAGTGGAGAGAACCGGATTCGATACATGGTCCAAGCCAATTAACCTGGGTCCGATGATCAACACGCCGGAGGACGAAGATTCGCCTTTCATTCATCCGGATCAAAAAACACTTTATTTCAGTTCAAAAGGTCATGATGGCATGGGAGGTTTTGATATTTTCAAAACCAAGCGACTGAATATCGAGTGGACTGTTCCGGTGAACCTGGGATTTCCCATCAACTCTACCGGGGATGATATATACTTTGTAATGTCTGCGGATGGGCAAAACGGTTATTTTGCATCGAATCGCACGGATGGTTTCGGCGACCTGGACCTGTACTCCCTGAGAATGCCCTCGGAAAGTATTCCGCTTACCATGATCAGAGGTAAGATTCTGGCTGGGGATCCTGCCGTTGCCGTCAAAGCGAAGATCAAGGTGGTGGACAGGGAAACCAACAAACAGGTGAAGTATGTGTATAACCCCAATCCCAAAACGGGAAAGTACCTGATGATCTTTCCTCCGGGAAAGAATTACGACATGATCATAGAAGCCGAGGGGTATACGCCACATCTCATCAATATATATGTACCGCAGCAGACCTATTTTTATGAACTCTACCAGGAAATTCATCTGAGCGATATCCGGGGAGACGGCTTGGCGACAGGAAATGATACGATCATCGGTGAGCAGGTCTCTGTTCGGAATACTTTCTATGATATCAGACAGGTGGTGTCAGACAGCTCCAGGTCCCCGCAATTCAATACCTATCAGAAAGAATACGAACCACTACTTACCCTTATTGAGAAGTTGATTCAGGAAACGGATTCCTCGGGTTTGTCGAAACTGGAAATGACCGTAGAGAATATGGTGGAAGACACCGGTAGTGTATTCAACGCTGTAGAGACACAATATTCCCCATTGATTTCCCTGCTGGATCAGATCATTGAAACAACGGATAGCATTGCCCTGAGGAATATCGATCGCATTACCTCGAACGATGCATTGCAGAATGAATATTATTACGGCCAGGATCTGGTTCCCTACTATTTCGGAGATGATACCCTGTATACCACGTCTCCATTCTATACTTATGATCGGGATGGAATGCTTGTACGGGACAGTGTGGGTAACCCGGAGATCAATCATCGACTTAAACGGATCACCTTGTATTACCCTTCAGGTGAAGTAGCGATATCGAAGGTGTATCATCAGGATCTGACAAATCTGGTTGCGCTGTTGAAAGCCCATCCCAACTTTGCCATTCGCGTGGATGGTTATACGGATGAGGTGGGTAAGGATAAGGACAACATGATCCTGTCCAAAAGAAGATCCGATATGGTCAAACAGTTTCTCATCCA
- a CDS encoding YfiR family protein, protein MVLVVLLGSLLNPHKVHAQTYSEYEVKAAFLFNFGKFVEWPEKAFQSPTSPIIVGIIGDDPFGDVLDKTLKGRAMNGRSWLVKRYKGVEEIDDCHILFVAGSERGRLREILNAIKNKPILTVGDEIEEFCQLGGIINFSSRQSKYGFQINKVTADQNRIRISSKLLMLAKIIKPYGS, encoded by the coding sequence TTGGTTTTAGTTGTTTTATTGGGTAGCCTGCTGAACCCTCATAAGGTGCATGCGCAAACCTATTCCGAATACGAGGTGAAGGCGGCATTCCTTTTCAATTTCGGCAAGTTTGTGGAATGGCCGGAGAAGGCATTTCAGTCTCCAACTTCTCCAATTATTGTAGGCATTATCGGGGATGATCCATTTGGAGACGTGTTAGATAAAACCTTGAAAGGCCGCGCCATGAATGGCCGCAGCTGGTTGGTAAAACGCTATAAAGGAGTAGAGGAAATAGATGACTGCCACATTCTGTTTGTGGCGGGTTCCGAACGCGGACGCTTGCGTGAGATCCTGAACGCGATCAAGAACAAACCCATCTTAACGGTGGGCGATGAAATCGAAGAGTTCTGTCAACTGGGAGGCATCATTAACTTCTCCAGCCGGCAAAGTAAATATGGGTTTCAGATCAACAAAGTCACGGCAGATCAGAATAGAATCCGCATCAGTTCCAAATTATTGATGCTGGCCAAAATTATCAAACCGTATGGCTCTTAG